The following are from one region of the Aspergillus luchuensis IFO 4308 DNA, chromosome 4, nearly complete sequence genome:
- the CYB2 gene encoding L-lactate dehydrogenase (cytochrome) (COG:C;~EggNog:ENOG410PJ3B;~InterPro:IPR037458,IPR001199,IPR037396,IPR008259, IPR013785,IPR036400,IPR000262,IPR018506;~PFAM:PF00173,PF01070;~go_function: GO:0003824 - catalytic activity [Evidence IEA];~go_function: GO:0016491 - oxidoreductase activity [Evidence IEA];~go_function: GO:0020037 - heme binding [Evidence IEA];~go_process: GO:0055114 - oxidation-reduction process [Evidence IEA]), producing the protein MSKGKLTGAAVAEHNSKDSCWVIVHGKAYDVTEFLPEHPGGQKIILKYAGKDATEEFDPIHPPDTLDKYLDSSKHLGEVDMTTVEQEEKTADPEEEARQERIKCMPSLAACYNLMDFETVARSVMKKTAWAYYSSGADDEITMRENHSAFHKIWFRPRVLVDVEHVDFSTTMLGTKVSVPFYVTATALGKLGNPEGEVVLTRAAHSHDVIQMIPTLASCSFDEIVDARQGDQVQWLQLYVNKDRNITKRIVQHAEARGCKGLFITVDAPQLGRREKDMRSKFSDVGSNVQASGGSSVDRSQGAARAISSFIDPALSWKDIPWFQSITKMPILLKGVQCVEDVLRAVEMGVQGVVLSNHGGRQLEFARSAIEVLAEVMPILRERGWENKIEIYIDGGIRRATDMLKALCLGAKGVGIGRPFLYAMSAYGQPGVERAMQLLKDEMEMNMRLIGATKIDELNPSLVDVRGLVGGHHATVPSDTLTSGAYDPLQAPRFSEKAKL; encoded by the exons ATGAGTAAAGGCAAGCTCACAGGCGCTGCTGTCGCCGAACACAACTCCAAGGACTCGTGCTGGGTCATTGTCCATGGAAAGGCCTACGATGTGACCGAATTTCTGCCAG AGCACCCGGGTGGCCAAAAGATTATCCTCAAGTATGCCGGCAAGGATGCGACCGAGGAGTTCGACCCCATCCACCCGCCCGATACCCTCGACAAATACCTCGATTCTTCCAAGCATCTCGGTGAAGTTGACATGACCACCGTTGAACAAGAGGAGAAGACTGCCGAtcccgaggaggaggcgcgCCAGGAGCGCATCAAGTGCATGCCTTCCTTGGCGGCTTGCTACAACCTGATGGACTTTGAGACCGTTGCCCGCAgcgtgatgaagaagaccgcATGGGCCTACTACTCTAGCGGTGCAGACGACGAAATT ACTATGCGGGAAAACCACTCTGCCTTTCACAAGATTTGGTTCCGCCCCCGAGTTCTCGTTGACGTCGAGCACGTCGATTTCTCCACAACCATGCTCGGTACCAAGGTATCAGTGCCTTTCTACGTGACCGCAACCGCCCTCGGAAAGCTGGGCAACCCGGAGGGTGAAGTTGTGCTCACCCGTGCCGCACACTCCCACGATGTCATCCAGATGATTCCCACATTGGCCTCCTGCTCCTTCGACGAGATCGTCGATGCCCGCCAGGGCGACCAGGTCCAATGGCTCCAGCTCTACGTGAACAAGGACCGCAACATTACCAAGCGCATTGTCCAGCACGCCGAAGCCCGCGGCTGCAAGGGTCTCTTCATCACCGTCGATGCCCCTCAACTCGGCCGTCGTGAGAAGGACATGCGGTCCAAGTTCTCCGACGTCGGCTCCAACGTACAGGCCAGCGGCGGTAGCTCCGTCGACCGCTCCCAGGGCGCCGCCcgcgccatctcctccttcatcgaCCCCGCTCTGTCCTGGAAGGACATCCCCTGGTTCCAATCCATCACCAAGAtgcccatcctcctcaaggGTGTCCAGTGCGTCGAGGACGTCCTCCGCGCCGTTGAAATGGGCGTGCAGGGTGTCGTCCTCTCCAACCACGGCGGTCGCCAGCTCGAGTTTGCCCGCTCCGCCATCGAAGTCCTCGCCGAGGTCATGCCCATCCTCCGCGAGCGCGGCTGGGAGAACAAGATCGAGATCTACATCGACGGCGGGATCCGTCGTGCCACCGATATGCTCAAGGCCCTCTGCCTCGGCGCCAAGGGCGTGGGCATTGGCCGCCCCTTCCTGTACGCCATGTCGGCGTACGGCCAGCCCGGCGTGGAACGCGCCATGCAGCTCCtcaaggatgagatggagatgaacatGCGCCTGATCGGCGCCACCAAGATCGACGAATTGAACCCGAGTCTGGTTGACGTGCGGGGCCTGGTGGGCGGTCATCATGCCACTGTGCCGTCGGATACTCTCACCTCGGGTGCTTATGATCCTCTCCAGGCGCCTCGGTTCAGCGAGAAGGCGAAGCTGTGA
- a CDS encoding Rab family GTPase (COG:U;~EggNog:ENOG410PKHV;~InterPro:IPR005225,IPR001806,IPR027417;~PFAM:PF00025,PF08477,PF00071,PF01926;~go_function: GO:0003924 - GTPase activity [Evidence IEA];~go_function: GO:0005525 - GTP binding [Evidence IEA]), whose product MSSSLEAKIVVLGAQGVGKTSLVDRYVKNDFNPSATASTVGASFVTKRVLDSASDTIVRLQIWDTAGQERFRSISRLYYRGANACLLCYDITDEQSFQEMTGWLAELKKNLVEDDPIVIHVVGTKTDIVTLDPSRRKVPFERTIAYVAEQLYPTQASTPPATAGLGGHSSSTLAGVDSKRSSAFWGQDIGWDCCHEISAKDGEGIEEVFRVITRKLVEQRNKREAGTSSSQRSSTVFDGTTSSLTPGNIDGNGSFRLGYGDKRRSWLGFPPSSVGDELEDIVEGPKRKGGQCC is encoded by the exons ATGAGTTCTTCTCTCGAGGCTAAAATTGTTGTCCTCGGCGCCCAAG GCGTCGGCAAAACCTCGCTTGTCGATCGCTATGTCAAGAATGACTTCAACCCCTCCGCTACAGCCTCGACTGTGGGCGCCTCCTTTGTGACCAAACGCGTTCTCGACAGCGCCTCCGATACCATCGTTCGACTCCAGATCTGGGACACAGCCGGCCAGGAACGTTTCCGGAGCATCTCTCGCCTCTACTACCGCGGCGCCAATGCCTGCCTTCTCTGTTACGACATCACCGACGAGCAAAGCTTCCAAGAAATGACCGGCTGGCTCGcggaattgaagaagaacctCGTAGAAGACGACCCCATTGTGATTCACGTCGTCGGAACAAAGACCGATATCGTTACCCTTGATCCCTCTCGGCGGAAAGTCCCCTTCGAACGCACAATCGCCTACGTCGCCGAGCAGCTCTACCCAACACAGGCATCCACACCGCCCGCGACGGCCGGCTTGGGCGGGCACTCATCGAGCACCCTTGCAGGCGTTGATAGCAAGCGCAGTAGTGCGTTCTGGGGCCAGGATATCGGGTGGGATTGTTGCCATGAGATTAGCGCCAAGGATGGTGAGGGTATCGAGGAGGTATTTCGTGTCATAACTCGGAAGCTGGTCGAGCAGCGCAATAAGCGAGAAGCGGGAACAAGTTCATCGCAGCGATCGTCGACAGTTTTTGATGGAACGACGTCATCTCTGACCCCTGGAAATATCGATGGAAATGGGAGCTTTCGCCTGGGGTACGGGGACAAACGCCGCAGCTGGTTGGGATTTCCGCCCAGTAGTGTAGGGGATGAACTGGAAGATATTGTGGAGGGTCCTAAGCGAAAAGGAGGACAGTGTTGCTGA